In the Deinococcus reticulitermitis genome, one interval contains:
- the mnmG gene encoding tRNA uridine-5-carboxymethylaminomethyl(34) synthesis enzyme MnmG: MSGWNVIVIGGGHAGLEAAWAAAKFSRVALLIGNPATVGRMPCNPAVGGPGKSQLVFELQALGGLMGRLADETAIHTRTLNASKGPAVQSLRVQNERDAYAERAQDVIFGHPEIDIVRGEAADLDSDGQGGWWVITTDGRRLHARSVVIAAGTFMRGVTWYGRQSRPEGRQGEPPSRFLSAPLSRAGHRLKRYKTGTPPRVRADSVQFGDLLEIPADPQPRGFTGRPGPRATESPTWQTHTTAETHRLIQDNLHESPMYAGDIEGLGPRYCPSIEDKVVKFAHHDRHLLFVEPDGIQTSEVYLQGFSSSLPPALQDQLVRTLPGFEQAVIQRYAYAVEYDVVDSTELTLNLESRQLPGVFTAGQLNGTSGYEEAAAQGLVAGTAAARRAQGLEEHFIGRETGYIGVLLDDLVFKGSDEPYRMMTSRVEHRLLVRQDNADERMTPLGARLGLVEDEVAGQVQTKYERVQAGAEALTRQRLQGQTADGWLRRPEFSLSDVEALGAALPELSPAEREALEIRVKYAGYIQRAEAQLRSEARARDLSLRGVNFAGIAALSNEAREKLARLQPQTVEQASRIAGVRHADISALLVHLRQREVSRET; the protein is encoded by the coding sequence ATGAGCGGCTGGAATGTCATCGTCATCGGTGGGGGGCACGCGGGCCTGGAAGCGGCGTGGGCCGCGGCCAAGTTCTCCCGGGTCGCTCTCCTGATCGGTAACCCGGCCACCGTCGGGCGCATGCCGTGCAACCCCGCTGTGGGCGGCCCCGGCAAAAGTCAGCTGGTGTTCGAGCTGCAAGCGCTCGGCGGCCTGATGGGGCGCCTCGCCGACGAGACGGCCATTCATACCCGCACGCTCAACGCGAGCAAGGGGCCGGCTGTGCAGTCGCTGCGCGTCCAGAACGAGCGCGACGCCTACGCCGAGCGCGCCCAGGACGTGATTTTCGGCCATCCTGAGATCGACATCGTGCGTGGCGAGGCGGCGGACCTGGACAGTGACGGCCAGGGCGGCTGGTGGGTAATCACGACCGACGGACGGCGCCTGCACGCGCGGAGTGTGGTGATTGCGGCGGGCACCTTCATGCGGGGCGTTACCTGGTACGGGCGGCAGTCGCGCCCGGAAGGGCGGCAGGGCGAGCCGCCTTCGCGCTTTCTCTCCGCGCCGCTCTCCCGCGCCGGGCACCGGCTGAAGCGCTACAAGACAGGGACGCCGCCCCGCGTGCGCGCCGACTCCGTGCAGTTCGGCGACCTGCTGGAGATTCCTGCCGATCCGCAGCCGCGCGGGTTCACCGGGCGTCCTGGGCCGCGCGCCACTGAGTCCCCCACCTGGCAGACCCACACCACCGCCGAGACCCACCGGCTGATTCAGGACAACCTCCACGAGTCACCGATGTACGCCGGCGACATTGAGGGCCTGGGGCCGCGCTACTGTCCGAGTATCGAGGACAAGGTGGTCAAGTTCGCCCACCACGACCGGCATCTGCTGTTTGTCGAGCCCGACGGGATCCAGACGAGCGAGGTGTACCTCCAGGGTTTCAGTTCCTCGCTGCCGCCCGCCTTGCAAGATCAGCTGGTCCGCACCCTGCCGGGCTTTGAACAGGCGGTGATTCAGCGTTACGCCTATGCCGTTGAATACGACGTGGTGGACTCGACCGAGCTGACCCTCAATCTCGAATCCAGGCAGCTGCCCGGTGTATTTACCGCCGGCCAGCTCAACGGCACGAGTGGCTATGAGGAAGCGGCGGCCCAGGGACTGGTGGCAGGCACGGCGGCGGCGCGGCGGGCTCAGGGGCTGGAAGAACACTTTATTGGCCGGGAAACGGGCTATATCGGGGTGTTGCTCGACGACCTCGTGTTCAAGGGCAGCGACGAGCCCTACCGCATGATGACCAGTCGGGTCGAGCACCGCCTGCTGGTCCGGCAGGACAATGCCGACGAGCGCATGACCCCGCTGGGCGCGCGCCTCGGTCTGGTGGAAGACGAGGTGGCGGGTCAGGTCCAGACCAAATATGAGCGTGTGCAGGCTGGGGCCGAGGCCCTGACCCGGCAGCGCCTGCAGGGACAGACCGCCGACGGCTGGCTCAGGCGCCCCGAGTTCTCGCTGAGCGATGTTGAGGCGCTGGGGGCAGCCCTGCCTGAACTTTCGCCGGCAGAGCGCGAGGCGCTTGAAATCCGTGTCAAGTATGCCGGTTATATCCAGCGGGCCGAAGCCCAACTGCGCTCGGAAGCGCGGGCGCGTGACCTCAGCCTGCGTGGGGTGAATTTCGCCGGGATCGCCGCCCTGTCCAACGAAGCGCGCGAGAAGCTCGCTCGACTCCAGCCTCAGACCGTCGAGCAGGCGTCGAGGATCGCTGGGGTGCGCCACGCCGACATCAGCGCGCTTTTGGTGCATCTCCGCCAGCGCGAGGTTTCACGGGAAACTTGA
- the rsmG gene encoding 16S rRNA (guanine(527)-N(7))-methyltransferase RsmG, producing the protein MTPEGQELLRRGGQALGLDLTPHEEQFARLLELLRAGNERLNLTALKQEKDIVLKHFVDSLTCLRGGHLDGELRTLDLGTGAGFPALPLAIVRPQLHLTPLDSIRKKIEFVRSAAQALGLMQVTPLVGRAETLGRDPAHRECYDRVVARAVAALPVLAELALPLLKVGGRFVAQKGPITPEELEAGQKAAREVGGQLTEVDPFTLPLSGDARTLVVLEKIRHTPAAYPRREGVPTHQPLFWKAK; encoded by the coding sequence GTGACCCCCGAAGGCCAGGAGCTGCTGCGGCGCGGCGGGCAGGCGCTGGGGCTCGACCTCACGCCGCACGAGGAGCAGTTTGCGCGGCTGCTCGAACTGCTGCGCGCCGGGAATGAACGCCTTAACCTCACGGCGCTCAAGCAGGAGAAGGACATCGTTCTCAAGCACTTTGTCGACTCGCTCACCTGCCTGCGCGGGGGGCACCTCGACGGAGAGCTCCGCACGCTCGATCTGGGAACCGGCGCGGGGTTTCCAGCGCTGCCACTGGCGATCGTCAGGCCGCAGCTGCACCTGACCCCGCTCGACTCGATTCGCAAGAAGATCGAGTTCGTTCGCAGCGCGGCGCAGGCGCTCGGACTGATGCAGGTGACCCCGCTGGTCGGGCGGGCCGAGACGCTCGGTCGGGACCCGGCGCACCGGGAATGCTATGACCGGGTGGTGGCGCGCGCGGTGGCGGCCCTGCCTGTTCTGGCCGAACTGGCCCTTCCGCTGCTGAAGGTGGGCGGGCGGTTCGTCGCCCAGAAGGGCCCCATCACGCCGGAAGAACTCGAGGCGGGTCAGAAAGCCGCCCGGGAGGTCGGCGGGCAGCTGACTGAGGTGGATCCCTTCACCCTGCCCCTCTCGGGAGACGCCCGGACCCTGGTGGTGCTGGAGAAGATCCGGCACACCCCCGCGGCCTACCCCCGGCGTGAGGGTGTGCCCACGCACCAGCCGCTATTCTGGAAAGCGAAGTGA
- a CDS encoding ParA family protein — protein sequence MKTIGVVNQKGGVGKTTTAVNLGAYLAAGGRRVLVVDMDPQGNATSGLGLRGAEQGLYEALGEPARTEEFTLTSAQKGLDVLPATPNLAGAGVELADDPDALARLLASVSGYDVVLVDAPPSLGPLTVNILAAVDALLIPVQAEYYALEGLAGLMETVERVQGGLNPRLKVLGIVLTMLDSRTNLAQDVESMVRQHFGELVFWSVVPRNVRLSEAPSFGKPINSFAPLSSGAAAYKRLAEEVLQRVEKS from the coding sequence ATGAAAACCATCGGAGTGGTCAATCAAAAAGGCGGGGTCGGCAAAACCACCACCGCCGTCAACCTAGGGGCGTATCTCGCGGCAGGCGGACGGCGGGTGCTGGTCGTGGATATGGACCCCCAGGGCAACGCCACGAGCGGCCTTGGACTGCGCGGCGCCGAGCAGGGCCTGTATGAAGCGCTCGGCGAGCCGGCCCGCACCGAGGAATTTACCCTGACCTCGGCGCAAAAAGGCCTGGATGTCCTGCCCGCCACCCCCAACCTCGCGGGCGCCGGGGTCGAGCTCGCCGACGATCCCGACGCGCTGGCCCGGCTGCTGGCAAGCGTCAGCGGCTACGACGTGGTGCTCGTTGACGCGCCTCCGAGCCTCGGGCCCCTCACCGTCAACATCCTGGCCGCCGTGGACGCCCTGCTGATTCCTGTGCAGGCCGAGTATTACGCCCTGGAGGGACTCGCTGGCTTGATGGAGACGGTGGAGCGCGTTCAGGGCGGGCTCAATCCGCGCCTCAAGGTGCTCGGAATCGTGCTGACGATGCTCGACAGCCGCACCAACCTCGCGCAGGACGTGGAGTCGATGGTGCGCCAACATTTTGGCGAACTCGTCTTCTGGTCGGTGGTGCCGCGCAACGTCCGCCTCTCCGAAGCCCCGAGTTTCGGCAAACCGATCAACTCGTTCGCTCCACTGTCGAGTGGCGCCGCCGCCTACAAGCGCCTGGCCGAGGAGGTCCTGCAACGTGTCGAAAAAAGCTAG
- the parB gene encoding ParB/RepB/Spo0J family partition protein ParB has product MSKKASLGRGLDALLSKKGETGAGSVTVQTLRIDRIAQAAYQPRQVFEPEALAELAQSIKEKGVLQPLLVRPRGDAFEIVAGERRWRASQLAGLTELPVIIRDLGDREALEIAIIENLQREDLGPLEEARAYQALLDQGLNQEGVAQAVGKGRSTVTNALRLLTLPEQVLQALDSGTISAGHARAILAQPERDRTWALEQIRKQGLNVREAEALKRGQGSSAPIKVNPPRTYRQLELDLSRRTGTRVKITGEDKGRVELSYASREELGRILELLGYAAEE; this is encoded by the coding sequence GTGTCGAAAAAAGCTAGCCTGGGGCGCGGCCTTGACGCCCTGCTGAGCAAGAAGGGCGAAACGGGCGCGGGCAGCGTGACGGTGCAAACGCTGCGGATCGACCGCATCGCGCAGGCGGCCTACCAGCCCCGGCAGGTCTTCGAGCCGGAGGCCCTGGCCGAGCTCGCCCAGAGCATCAAGGAAAAGGGGGTGCTGCAACCGCTGCTCGTGCGGCCCCGGGGAGACGCCTTTGAGATCGTCGCTGGGGAACGCCGCTGGCGGGCGTCGCAACTTGCTGGGCTCACCGAGTTGCCGGTCATCATCCGTGACCTGGGTGACCGCGAAGCGCTGGAAATCGCCATTATCGAGAACCTGCAGCGCGAGGACCTGGGGCCGCTGGAAGAGGCGCGGGCGTATCAGGCGCTGCTTGACCAGGGCCTCAACCAGGAGGGCGTGGCGCAGGCCGTCGGCAAGGGCCGCAGCACGGTCACCAATGCCCTGCGCCTGCTGACGCTGCCGGAGCAGGTTCTGCAGGCCCTCGACAGCGGAACCATCAGCGCCGGGCACGCCCGCGCGATCCTCGCCCAGCCTGAGCGTGACCGCACCTGGGCGCTGGAGCAGATCAGGAAGCAGGGCCTGAATGTCCGTGAGGCGGAGGCGCTTAAACGCGGCCAGGGCTCCAGTGCCCCCATCAAGGTCAACCCACCGCGCACCTACCGGCAACTCGAACTCGACCTCAGCCGGCGCACAGGCACGCGGGTCAAGATCACCGGGGAAGACAAGGGGCGGGTCGAGCTGAGCTACGCCTCGCGCGAGGAACTGGGCCGCATTCTGGAGCTGCTCGGATACGCGGCTGAAGAGTAA
- a CDS encoding VanW family protein, with product MTPTPVTPVPTKPAPVRGPLLIQVRVNFPALVAGKKVAVPWVQTLTIPSERAAALRQRAVVTQSLQADLDAFLKPLAQPRDARFEQQPDGQWVVLQRNGLKVDAEATRTALAQLLRGERSGAVNVVVTGQVAPKRTLDFFASRGVTTFLATGATSYAGSSEARIKNIHVGAANFRDRLFEGRTFSFNQFVGPITTRNGYVTGLVIAGEQTVNGVGGGICQVSTTAFRTLYGAGLPIVQRQNHSYQVFYYDPHGLDAAIYQPQLDLKFANDTGGALWFQTEWDDRQATLAITVFGQARDFQVQVDAPRTLKTTPAPKDRLIFDASLSKGERKQVDWAAPGATIEVTRRFVRGGQTFKQDTLRSVYRPWPNIFRVGTKG from the coding sequence GTGACCCCGACCCCAGTGACCCCGGTTCCCACCAAGCCGGCGCCCGTTCGCGGTCCCCTGCTGATTCAGGTGCGGGTGAATTTTCCTGCCTTGGTCGCCGGTAAAAAGGTGGCTGTTCCCTGGGTTCAGACGTTGACCATCCCGTCCGAGCGTGCCGCCGCGCTGCGTCAGCGCGCCGTGGTCACCCAGAGCTTGCAGGCCGATCTGGACGCCTTTCTGAAGCCGCTCGCGCAGCCGCGTGACGCCCGCTTCGAGCAGCAGCCCGACGGGCAGTGGGTCGTCTTGCAGCGCAACGGCCTGAAGGTAGACGCGGAAGCGACGCGCACGGCGCTCGCGCAGCTGCTCCGCGGCGAGCGGAGCGGCGCGGTCAACGTCGTGGTGACGGGGCAGGTGGCGCCGAAGCGCACGCTCGACTTCTTCGCGTCACGCGGCGTCACGACCTTTCTGGCGACCGGGGCGACGAGCTACGCCGGCAGCAGCGAGGCGCGGATCAAGAACATCCATGTCGGGGCGGCCAACTTCAGGGACCGGCTGTTCGAAGGCCGGACCTTCTCGTTCAATCAGTTCGTGGGGCCGATCACCACCCGCAACGGCTACGTGACCGGCCTGGTAATTGCGGGCGAGCAGACCGTGAACGGCGTTGGTGGCGGCATCTGCCAGGTCAGCACCACCGCCTTCCGCACGCTCTACGGAGCGGGGCTACCCATCGTGCAGCGACAGAACCACTCGTATCAGGTGTTCTACTACGACCCGCACGGCCTTGACGCCGCCATCTACCAGCCGCAGCTCGATCTCAAGTTTGCCAACGACACCGGCGGGGCGCTGTGGTTCCAGACCGAGTGGGACGACCGTCAGGCAACACTCGCCATCACGGTGTTCGGCCAGGCCCGCGACTTTCAGGTGCAGGTCGATGCGCCGCGCACCCTCAAAACCACGCCGGCGCCCAAGGACCGTCTGATCTTCGACGCTTCGCTGTCTAAAGGTGAGCGCAAGCAGGTCGACTGGGCGGCGCCCGGCGCCACGATTGAGGTCACGCGCCGGTTCGTGCGCGGCGGTCAGACGTTCAAGCAAGACACCTTGCGGAGCGTTTATCGTCCCTGGCCGAATATTTTCCGGGTGGGAACGAAAGGCTGA
- a CDS encoding YpdA family putative bacillithiol disulfide reductase, with protein MSLYDVAIVGAGPVGLAAAIACKRAGLSYVVLEKGCVVNAIFEYPTYMTFFTTAPELEIGNHPMVTGHDKPDRRDALMYYRLVTQREALNVEQYTAVTRVHAAPAGFTLEIEQRDGTPGVVEARRVVVATGYYDHPVALGIPGEDSENVSHYYTEAHPFMGLNVTVIGAGNSAADAALDLWRGGAKVTMVVRAPELKSTIKYWVRPDLENRIKEGSIDAHFGARVVEIHPDHVLVQLGDGSTFELPTHFTFALTGYRPDLSFLAGLDLAQQPDECLVLSEHYESSVPGLFVVGSAGFAGKTNQVFIENGRFHADLAVAEIGRQLRAQEVQLS; from the coding sequence ATGAGTCTGTATGACGTTGCCATCGTCGGGGCCGGTCCGGTGGGCCTGGCCGCCGCCATCGCCTGCAAGCGGGCCGGGCTGAGCTACGTGGTGCTGGAAAAAGGCTGCGTGGTCAACGCGATTTTCGAATACCCGACCTACATGACGTTTTTCACCACGGCGCCGGAGCTCGAAATCGGCAACCACCCGATGGTGACGGGGCACGATAAGCCCGACCGCCGCGACGCGCTGATGTATTACCGCCTCGTCACGCAGCGTGAGGCCCTCAACGTCGAGCAGTACACCGCCGTGACCCGGGTGCATGCGGCCCCGGCAGGCTTCACGCTCGAGATCGAGCAGCGTGACGGCACCCCCGGCGTGGTCGAGGCTCGGCGCGTGGTGGTGGCGACCGGCTACTACGACCACCCGGTCGCACTCGGCATCCCCGGTGAGGACTCCGAGAATGTCAGCCACTATTACACCGAGGCCCACCCTTTCATGGGCCTGAACGTGACGGTCATAGGAGCCGGCAACTCGGCGGCGGACGCGGCGCTCGACCTGTGGCGCGGCGGCGCGAAGGTCACGATGGTCGTGCGCGCGCCTGAACTCAAATCCACCATCAAGTACTGGGTGCGCCCGGACCTGGAAAACCGCATCAAGGAAGGCAGCATCGACGCGCACTTCGGCGCGCGGGTGGTCGAGATCCACCCCGACCACGTGCTGGTGCAGCTAGGGGACGGCTCCACCTTCGAGCTACCAACCCACTTCACTTTCGCCCTGACCGGCTACCGCCCCGACCTGTCGTTCCTCGCTGGCCTCGACCTCGCGCAGCAGCCCGACGAGTGCCTGGTCCTGAGCGAGCACTACGAGAGCAGCGTGCCGGGGCTCTTTGTCGTCGGGAGCGCGGGTTTTGCCGGCAAGACCAATCAGGTCTTCATCGAGAACGGCCGCTTTCACGCCGACCTGGCAGTGGCAGAAATCGGGCGTCAACTGCGCGCCCAAGAGGTGCAGCTCTCCTGA
- a CDS encoding DUF3105 domain-containing protein, which yields MRRLPPLTLWTGLLVLTACTPQPQPIEGLRTFSYLGGDVRGGSLSYLEHPPVGGPYNALWQSCGVYTKPLYNEYAVHTLARGAVWVTYRPDLPAEELAALRTRLADQPAALLSPYPGLPAPIVMTAWNRQITAAGADDPRLTRFLTEVLPENSVPEPDAGCTGGYRQTR from the coding sequence ATGCGCCGCCTCCCGCCCTTGACGCTCTGGACCGGCCTGCTCGTCCTGACCGCCTGCACCCCACAGCCCCAGCCCATTGAGGGCCTACGCACCTTCTCCTACCTCGGGGGAGACGTGCGCGGCGGCTCGCTGAGCTACCTCGAACACCCGCCGGTCGGGGGGCCGTACAACGCGCTGTGGCAGAGCTGCGGCGTCTACACGAAGCCGCTCTACAACGAATACGCCGTTCACACGCTGGCGCGCGGAGCGGTGTGGGTGACCTACCGCCCGGACCTCCCCGCCGAGGAACTCGCGGCGCTGCGGACGCGGCTTGCCGATCAGCCGGCCGCGCTGCTCAGCCCCTACCCCGGATTGCCGGCGCCCATCGTGATGACCGCCTGGAACCGTCAGATCACCGCTGCGGGCGCCGACGACCCGCGCCTGACCCGCTTCCTGACCGAGGTGCTCCCCGAAAACAGCGTGCCCGAGCCGGACGCAGGGTGCACAGGCGGATACCGGCAGACCCGCTGA